The following coding sequences lie in one Frigoribacterium sp. SL97 genomic window:
- a CDS encoding phosphocholine cytidylyltransferase family protein, producing MSKNDTNHRQQIVILAAGLGSRLGRSLPKALTELNDGRTIMQQQFDNIRDAFGPDARVTVVVGYKFEHIVEAFPSASFVYNEMYDQTNTSKSLLRALRASASGGVLWMNGDVVFDPTALTRAARLVRDDQSFVTVNTSKVSDEEVKYTTDAEGYIAELSKQVKGGLGEAVGINFVSKADKATLMHQLSKVDNQDYFERGIELAIGQDGLRFEPVDISDLYAVEVDFAEDLERANLFV from the coding sequence GTGAGCAAGAACGACACGAACCACCGCCAGCAGATCGTCATCCTGGCCGCCGGGCTCGGCAGCCGCCTCGGCCGCTCGTTGCCCAAGGCACTGACCGAGCTCAACGACGGCCGCACCATCATGCAGCAACAGTTCGACAACATCCGGGACGCCTTCGGGCCCGACGCCCGGGTGACCGTCGTCGTGGGCTACAAGTTCGAGCACATCGTCGAGGCGTTCCCGTCGGCCTCGTTCGTCTACAACGAGATGTACGACCAGACCAACACGTCGAAGAGCCTGCTCCGCGCCCTGCGGGCCAGCGCCTCCGGTGGCGTCCTGTGGATGAACGGCGACGTCGTCTTCGACCCCACGGCCCTGACTCGCGCGGCCCGCCTGGTCCGCGACGACCAGTCGTTCGTCACCGTCAACACCTCGAAGGTGTCCGACGAAGAGGTCAAGTACACGACCGATGCCGAGGGCTACATCGCCGAGTTGTCCAAGCAGGTCAAGGGTGGTCTGGGCGAGGCCGTCGGCATCAACTTCGTGTCGAAGGCCGACAAGGCGACGCTCATGCACCAGCTCTCGAAGGTCGACAACCAGGACTACTTCGAGCGTGGCATCGAACTGGCCATCGGCCAGGACGGGCTACGCTTTGAGCCCGTGGACATCTCCGACCTCTACGCCGTCGAGGTCGACTTCGCCGAAGACCTCGAGCGCGCGAACCTGTTCGTCTGA